The Carnobacterium divergens genome includes a window with the following:
- a CDS encoding DUF4312 family protein gives MSEVRCKKRQVIRVEGTGKEKTQAFASALNSIHTKVLKESNEVVLRIEPLDVQVLVAEEETFIEKFLFLFLPRTRVTYRVVLNVEIEVTLIEMEKVTFVQKKISDPNGVSNPFRKKKLIQKEES, from the coding sequence TTGTCAGAAGTCAGATGCAAAAAAAGACAGGTGATTCGAGTAGAGGGAACGGGTAAAGAAAAAACACAAGCTTTTGCAAGTGCCTTAAATAGCATTCATACAAAAGTATTAAAGGAAAGCAATGAAGTTGTGCTACGTATTGAACCGCTAGATGTTCAGGTTCTTGTTGCAGAAGAAGAAACTTTTATAGAAAAATTTCTATTCTTGTTCTTACCCAGGACAAGAGTTACTTACCGTGTCGTTTTAAATGTTGAGATTGAAGTAACCTTAATCGAAATGGAGAAAGTAACCTTTGTCCAAAAAAAGATTTCTGATCCAAATGGTGTCTCCAATCCTTTTCGTAAAAAGAAATTGATTCAAAAGGAGGAGAGTTAG
- a CDS encoding amidohydrolase/deacetylase family metallohydrolase, with translation MVDLYIKNGKSVTGKSIEVAIEAGKITAVAEKLSVTAKKVLDLKHQSVVSAGWIDDHVHCYEKMTLYYDSPDAIGIPKGVTTVIDAGTTGAENIGDFYQLAKKAKTNVYALVNISKWGIVEQDELADLKKIKEELIHEALQQYPDFIVGIKARMSKTVVGENDVVPLELAKNIQKKNENLPLMVHIGSAPPTLDETLALMEKGDLLTHCFNGKENGILDSEGRIKPFVWDAYRRGILFDIGHGTDSFNFHVAQVAKEAGLTPQTVSTDIYHRNRETGPVYDLATTLEKMRTLGYTLEELMPMVTINPARAFHLATKGELKPDFDADITIFNVVAGEKKLTDSNGGTRKTNELIQPIYTIVNGEVYPVGGN, from the coding sequence ATGGTAGATTTATACATTAAAAATGGAAAGAGTGTTACAGGAAAATCAATTGAAGTTGCCATTGAAGCTGGGAAAATTACTGCGGTTGCAGAAAAACTATCGGTGACAGCTAAAAAAGTGTTAGATTTAAAACATCAATCCGTTGTATCTGCTGGTTGGATTGATGACCATGTGCATTGCTATGAAAAAATGACCTTGTATTATGATTCCCCCGATGCCATTGGAATTCCCAAAGGCGTAACGACGGTAATCGACGCAGGAACAACTGGTGCAGAAAATATTGGAGACTTTTATCAATTAGCAAAAAAGGCCAAAACCAATGTCTATGCACTGGTGAATATTTCAAAATGGGGCATTGTTGAGCAAGATGAACTAGCTGATTTGAAAAAAATCAAAGAAGAATTGATTCACGAAGCGTTGCAACAATATCCTGATTTTATCGTGGGAATCAAAGCAAGAATGAGCAAGACTGTAGTTGGAGAAAATGATGTTGTCCCACTAGAGTTGGCTAAAAATATCCAAAAGAAAAATGAAAATTTACCTTTAATGGTACACATCGGATCGGCACCACCTACCTTAGATGAAACGTTAGCTTTAATGGAAAAAGGCGATCTATTAACCCACTGTTTCAATGGAAAAGAAAATGGGATTTTAGACAGTGAGGGACGGATTAAACCTTTTGTTTGGGATGCATACCGTCGTGGCATTCTTTTTGATATTGGACACGGAACAGATAGCTTTAATTTTCATGTGGCTCAAGTGGCTAAAGAAGCGGGGCTAACGCCTCAAACGGTTAGTACCGATATTTACCATCGAAATCGTGAAACAGGTCCAGTCTACGATTTAGCGACAACGCTTGAAAAAATGCGCACTTTAGGATATACCTTAGAAGAGCTAATGCCGATGGTAACAATAAATCCAGCCCGTGCTTTCCATTTAGCAACTAAAGGCGAATTGAAGCCTGATTTTGATGCGGATATAACCATTTTTAATGTGGTAGCGGGTGAAAAAAAATTAACTGACTCAAATGGTGGAACAAGAAAAACCAATGAATTGATTCAGCCAATCTACACAATCGTTAATGGCGAAGTTTATCCAGTAGGAGGAAACTGA
- a CDS encoding DUF871 domain-containing protein produces the protein MKRRLGVSIYPDHSDVTADEAYLKKAAEYGFSRIFMSMLEVTEGKEAVATKFTHIIHFAKELGYEVILDIAPSIFDELAISYDDLSFFHQLGADGLRLDVGFDGNKEAMISFNPYEMIIELNMSNDVAYLDNILSYQANKPMLYGCHNFYPQNGTALPFDFFMKCNERFKNQGLRTAAFVNSQVGKMGPWDINDGLPTVEMHRFLPVEVQAKHLFATNRIDDVIIGNAYASDDELNALSQINPYQVTFDIEFVADVNPVEKEIVKTMQHYRRGDITDQVIRSTEVRKKFKNHENKPHDHLQMFQKGDIVIGNDQFGKYKNELQVVLEPHQDERKNLVGHIIPEEHILLDFIYPWSKFKFNEK, from the coding sequence ATGAAGAGACGTTTAGGTGTATCCATATACCCAGATCATAGTGATGTAACAGCAGATGAAGCCTATTTAAAAAAGGCAGCAGAGTATGGATTTTCAAGAATTTTTATGAGTATGTTAGAAGTAACGGAAGGAAAAGAGGCTGTTGCAACTAAATTCACTCATATTATACATTTTGCGAAAGAACTGGGGTACGAAGTTATTTTAGATATTGCCCCATCTATTTTTGATGAACTCGCTATTTCCTATGATGATTTAAGCTTTTTCCATCAGCTAGGAGCAGACGGTTTACGGTTAGATGTTGGTTTTGATGGAAACAAAGAAGCGATGATTTCTTTCAATCCATACGAAATGATTATTGAATTAAATATGAGTAATGATGTAGCCTACCTAGATAACATCTTAAGTTATCAAGCCAATAAACCAATGTTGTATGGATGCCATAATTTTTATCCACAAAATGGAACGGCATTGCCATTTGATTTCTTTATGAAATGCAACGAACGTTTTAAAAACCAAGGATTAAGAACAGCAGCTTTTGTAAATTCTCAAGTAGGAAAGATGGGTCCTTGGGACATTAATGATGGATTGCCAACAGTCGAAATGCATCGTTTTCTTCCCGTTGAAGTTCAAGCAAAGCATCTATTTGCTACGAATAGGATTGATGACGTGATTATAGGCAATGCGTATGCATCAGACGATGAATTAAACGCTTTATCACAAATAAATCCTTATCAAGTGACCTTTGATATTGAGTTTGTGGCAGACGTTAATCCTGTGGAAAAAGAAATCGTTAAAACAATGCAACATTACCGCCGAGGGGATATTACGGATCAAGTGATCCGTTCCACAGAAGTACGCAAAAAATTTAAAAATCATGAAAATAAACCACATGATCATTTACAGATGTTCCAAAAAGGCGACATCGTGATTGGCAATGATCAATTTGGCAAATACAAAAATGAACTACAAGTGGTTTTAGAGCCTCATCAGGATGAGCGTAAAAATTTAGTTGGACACATTATCCCTGAAGAGCACATCTTGTTGGACTTTATCTACCCATGGAGTAAGTTTAAATTCAACGAAAAGTGA
- a CDS encoding BglG family transcription antiterminator, with amino-acid sequence MQLSKRQIKIILALLDLENAITTKELAEQFQMSIRTIKYDLDAIKTWFTKKDSLLCTQRNKGIWLDVTDSKRIELKNELLQVERYELYPDQEIRIHQMITILCLQTTYLTTQQLADDLKVSKSTIVADLEKLEQVLMSYQLQLIRKNYFGYTIVGAENQIRLLLEFIIQKGITDYDIYNIMNVITNPTEESNHQLKLAIHSQMQQIYQVTLFEISKIVNQEVLEQFNYSEILSIILRVTIATARMNINHTIESYKILPNQGLLETKKELPFLLMRQVFSSYEFPILEDEYIYIFSDVLMAYEEHNIADLTRQMIAFVSEKEEVAFNGDQQLFTNLFAHLSLKLHKKYLFVNEYNPFTEDIKQRYPSLFQTISDACQKEISKSVSIINDSFISYIALHFLVSFEKLTINQTIVRIVYICSTGLGVTSLIQQRIMEEVPNVEIASFASVLKVKEVLQEVEPDLVVSIFPLEDIQLPFVKVNPIPTKSDIATIRKMVEGILQGNSNKTTTKFLASKGKPSQNGIEEESRELILMGFLVYEELIKLFNQRIQEEYEAAFLLHVYMMVHRIYFQSQYENEGNVAPDSLLNYQEEVAEIESIMAKNKLPINKAEITALLQYLTI; translated from the coding sequence ATGCAGCTATCAAAACGACAAATCAAAATAATCTTAGCCTTATTGGATTTAGAAAACGCCATTACAACCAAAGAATTAGCGGAACAGTTTCAAATGAGTATTCGCACAATCAAGTATGATTTAGACGCAATCAAAACATGGTTTACAAAAAAAGACAGTTTATTGTGTACACAGCGAAACAAAGGAATCTGGCTAGACGTGACAGATTCCAAAAGAATCGAATTAAAAAATGAACTGTTGCAAGTTGAGCGTTATGAATTGTATCCAGATCAAGAAATTAGAATACATCAAATGATTACGATTCTATGCTTGCAAACCACTTATTTAACCACCCAACAGCTTGCAGATGATTTAAAAGTCAGTAAAAGCACCATTGTAGCAGATTTAGAAAAATTAGAACAGGTCTTAATGAGCTATCAATTGCAATTGATTCGAAAGAACTATTTTGGTTACACCATCGTAGGAGCAGAAAATCAGATTCGGCTGTTGCTAGAATTTATTATTCAAAAAGGAATTACGGATTACGATATTTACAATATTATGAACGTGATCACCAATCCCACTGAAGAAAGCAATCATCAGTTGAAATTAGCCATTCATAGCCAAATGCAACAGATCTACCAAGTGACCTTATTTGAAATCTCAAAAATCGTGAATCAAGAAGTGTTAGAGCAGTTCAATTATAGCGAAATTTTATCGATTATTTTACGCGTAACCATTGCGACTGCCAGAATGAATATCAATCACACCATTGAAAGCTATAAAATATTGCCCAATCAAGGACTATTGGAAACGAAAAAAGAATTGCCATTCTTATTGATGCGACAAGTTTTTAGTTCCTATGAATTTCCAATATTGGAAGATGAGTACATTTATATCTTTAGTGATGTTTTAATGGCTTATGAAGAACACAATATAGCCGATTTAACGAGACAGATGATTGCATTTGTCAGCGAAAAAGAAGAGGTTGCATTCAATGGAGACCAGCAATTATTTACCAATTTATTCGCCCATTTATCATTGAAGCTGCATAAAAAATACTTGTTTGTAAATGAGTACAATCCCTTTACAGAAGATATTAAGCAACGGTATCCTTCCTTATTTCAAACGATTAGTGATGCTTGTCAAAAAGAAATTTCTAAATCCGTATCGATTATTAACGATTCTTTTATTTCGTACATTGCCTTGCATTTTCTCGTGTCATTTGAAAAATTAACGATCAATCAGACGATTGTGAGAATCGTTTACATTTGTTCTACCGGTTTAGGAGTGACGAGTCTCATTCAACAACGAATTATGGAAGAAGTTCCAAACGTTGAGATTGCTAGCTTTGCTTCTGTTTTAAAAGTAAAAGAAGTCCTTCAAGAAGTAGAGCCCGATTTAGTTGTGAGTATTTTTCCATTAGAAGATATACAACTGCCCTTCGTTAAAGTCAATCCCATCCCAACTAAATCAGATATCGCAACCATTCGTAAAATGGTAGAAGGAATTTTACAAGGAAATTCAAACAAAACAACGACAAAATTTTTGGCAAGTAAAGGAAAACCAAGTCAAAACGGAATTGAAGAAGAAAGCAGAGAATTAATTTTAATGGGATTTCTGGTATATGAGGAACTAATAAAATTATTTAATCAACGTATCCAAGAAGAATACGAAGCAGCCTTTTTACTACATGTCTATATGATGGTTCATCGAATTTATTTTCAATCGCAATATGAAAATGAAGGCAATGTAGCACCAGATTCATTACTTAATTATCAAGAAGAAGTTGCTGAAATTGAAAGCATTATGGCAAAAAATAAGTTGCCAATTAACAAAGCTGAAATCACAGCTTTATTACAATACCTAACCATTTAG
- a CDS encoding transcriptional regulator translates to MGNQVTQAVEEIILASHDSVATRKIIDFTLAKLRTFEIVPTEVQLVVLANHLGEMIRRSQTNERMMRVDPLMFSEVSKEALALSQAVVKEVGNLAVDEKYVLSIHFETARQNKLN, encoded by the coding sequence TTGGGAAATCAAGTGACACAAGCGGTTGAAGAAATCATTTTAGCAAGTCACGACTCTGTTGCAACAAGAAAAATAATAGATTTTACGTTAGCAAAATTACGCACATTTGAAATTGTACCAACGGAAGTTCAATTGGTTGTATTAGCGAATCATTTAGGCGAAATGATTCGTCGTTCACAAACGAACGAACGAATGATGCGTGTTGATCCGTTGATGTTTAGCGAGGTTTCTAAGGAGGCACTGGCCCTTTCTCAAGCAGTCGTAAAAGAAGTTGGAAATTTAGCTGTTGATGAAAAATATGTTTTATCGATTCATTTTGAAACAGCAAGACAAAATAAATTGAATTAA
- a CDS encoding DUF4311 domain-containing protein, with the protein MTIIIILLKSLFIGGLVGFAAGAGAARMFHAPTTQGLGAFRTLGEMNACEGDAASHFSFGLGFFFNAWASTVGAGAFTQDITHRVIPNWATAALMVKNKNVAETMHDPKKMSIAGGVIGMILVAFLNTTASAIPEALQVTAVAVLVPAANLLINTVMPVLFWLAAIDAGKRSGLWGTIFGGLSAMVMGNATPGVVLGILIGKGVDEIGWNRVTKSMMVAVILLFILSGFFRGFDLQMLESFRVQIPQWLENTHGIFNIGK; encoded by the coding sequence ATGACGATTATTATTATTTTGTTGAAATCATTGTTTATCGGAGGCTTGGTGGGATTTGCAGCTGGAGCTGGGGCAGCACGCATGTTCCATGCCCCGACAACACAAGGCCTAGGCGCCTTTAGAACGCTAGGTGAGATGAATGCTTGTGAAGGGGATGCAGCGAGTCATTTCTCATTTGGACTAGGTTTTTTCTTTAATGCTTGGGCATCAACGGTTGGAGCAGGTGCGTTTACGCAAGATATTACCCACCGCGTCATTCCCAACTGGGCAACGGCTGCTTTGATGGTTAAAAATAAAAACGTAGCAGAAACAATGCATGATCCTAAAAAAATGAGTATTGCTGGCGGCGTGATTGGAATGATTTTAGTGGCATTCTTAAATACAACCGCTTCAGCAATTCCAGAAGCGTTACAAGTAACGGCAGTAGCGGTTTTAGTACCAGCAGCCAATCTATTAATCAACACGGTCATGCCAGTACTATTTTGGCTAGCTGCCATTGATGCTGGAAAACGTTCCGGTTTATGGGGAACGATCTTTGGTGGCTTATCTGCAATGGTTATGGGAAATGCAACACCAGGCGTAGTCCTTGGGATTCTAATTGGCAAAGGCGTGGATGAAATTGGTTGGAATCGTGTGACTAAGAGCATGATGGTAGCAGTTATTTTACTCTTTATTTTAAGTGGTTTCTTTAGAGGCTTTGATTTACAAATGTTAGAAAGCTTTAGAGTACAAATTCCACAATGGTTAGAAAACACTCACGGTATCTTTAATATCGGCAAATAA
- the dagF gene encoding 2-dehydro-3-deoxy-phosphogluconate aldolase: MKKTPNYLEDRICLNVLANSVENAMDCYKAADGHIVLGVLSKNYDSDEAAIADMERYQAATNNALSVGLGAGDPNQSQMVSRISGTLQPQHVNQVFTGVGTSRALLNQSETIVNGLISPTGKVGLVNIATGPLSSQMPAGEVTIETAIALLKDMGGSSIKFFPMKGLQHIEEYKAVAKACAEHDFYLEPTGGIDLENFEEIVQIAIDAGVKKVIPHVYSSIIDATTGDTRPEDVKTLLEMMKKTLA; encoded by the coding sequence ATGAAAAAAACACCCAATTATTTAGAAGACCGTATTTGTTTAAATGTCTTAGCCAACTCTGTTGAAAACGCCATGGACTGTTATAAAGCAGCGGATGGGCATATCGTGCTAGGAGTTTTATCAAAAAATTATGACAGTGATGAGGCAGCAATTGCCGATATGGAACGCTACCAAGCTGCAACTAACAATGCCTTATCAGTTGGTTTAGGGGCAGGAGATCCGAATCAAAGCCAAATGGTGAGTCGCATCTCAGGAACCTTACAACCGCAACATGTAAATCAAGTATTCACAGGCGTTGGAACAAGTCGCGCTTTATTAAATCAATCAGAAACAATTGTCAACGGACTGATTTCACCCACTGGAAAAGTAGGTTTAGTGAATATTGCGACAGGGCCACTAAGTAGTCAAATGCCTGCTGGAGAAGTGACAATTGAAACGGCAATTGCATTGTTAAAAGATATGGGAGGCAGTTCCATCAAATTTTTCCCAATGAAAGGCTTGCAACATATTGAAGAATACAAAGCTGTAGCCAAAGCATGCGCTGAACATGACTTTTATTTAGAGCCAACAGGTGGGATTGATCTTGAAAACTTTGAAGAAATTGTTCAAATCGCTATTGATGCAGGCGTAAAAAAAGTTATTCCTCATGTCTACAGTTCAATTATTGATGCTACAACAGGTGATACACGCCCCGAAGATGTGAAGACGTTACTAGAAATGATGAAAAAAACACTCGCGTAA
- a CDS encoding glycine-rich SFCGS family protein, translating into MITVVIADRLGKGQNVAKGVEAAGGKAVVVPGMGADMRLGDVMQQEQADLGISFCGSGGAGALTAATKYGYPERHGMRSVEEGITAINDGKTVLGFGFMDQEELGKRIVETYLKKIGS; encoded by the coding sequence ATGATAACAGTAGTCATTGCAGATCGATTAGGAAAAGGACAAAATGTCGCAAAAGGAGTAGAAGCAGCAGGAGGAAAAGCTGTTGTAGTACCAGGAATGGGGGCTGATATGCGTTTGGGTGACGTGATGCAACAAGAGCAAGCCGATTTAGGTATTTCATTTTGTGGCAGTGGAGGCGCTGGCGCGTTAACAGCAGCAACGAAATATGGCTATCCAGAACGACATGGCATGCGCTCAGTCGAAGAGGGAATCACGGCAATCAATGATGGAAAAACTGTTTTAGGCTTTGGTTTCATGGACCAAGAAGAATTAGGGAAACGGATTGTTGAAACGTATTTAAAAAAAATTGGATCCTAA
- a CDS encoding DgaE family pyridoxal phosphate-dependent ammonia lyase, which yields MNSYEKYNLKEVINASGKMTILGVSKVSDEVLAAQQFGGQHFFEMADLTIQTGKHIANLLGAEDGIVVSSASAGIAQSVAGVIGEGNSYHVYHPFRNQITKREIILPKGHNVDYGTPVEVMVELGGGQVVEAGYANMCSAEHLEMMITPNTAAILYIKSHHTVQKSMVTVDEAAAVAKRHKLPLIVDAAAEEDLVKYREAGADLVIYSGAKALGGPSSGLVIGKASFIEWVRLQGKGIGRAMKIGKENILGLTTAIEEYVRDGSESGTSMRARLEPFIKALNQLPHLQASVEQDGAGREIYRAKVQIKDSASLSAIEVIKKLKEGQIAIYTREYRGNNGIIEFDIRAVNEKEMQQIVTRLAEILK from the coding sequence ATGAATAGTTACGAAAAATACAATCTAAAAGAGGTTATTAATGCAAGTGGAAAAATGACCATCTTAGGAGTTTCGAAGGTTAGTGATGAAGTTCTTGCAGCGCAACAATTTGGAGGACAGCATTTTTTTGAGATGGCGGACTTAACGATTCAAACGGGAAAACACATTGCGAATTTGCTAGGCGCAGAAGATGGAATCGTTGTTTCTTCAGCTTCAGCAGGAATTGCCCAATCGGTAGCTGGAGTAATTGGAGAAGGAAATTCGTATCATGTGTACCATCCGTTTAGAAATCAGATTACTAAACGTGAGATTATTCTACCGAAAGGTCATAACGTTGACTATGGAACACCTGTAGAAGTGATGGTTGAATTAGGCGGCGGGCAAGTCGTTGAAGCGGGCTACGCAAATATGTGCTCAGCTGAACACTTAGAAATGATGATTACGCCAAATACTGCGGCGATTCTCTATATTAAGAGCCATCATACTGTGCAAAAAAGTATGGTGACGGTTGACGAGGCGGCAGCTGTAGCCAAACGGCATAAACTGCCACTGATTGTGGATGCAGCAGCAGAAGAGGATTTAGTGAAATACCGTGAAGCAGGCGCTGATTTAGTCATTTATAGTGGTGCTAAAGCCTTAGGTGGCCCAAGTTCTGGACTAGTGATTGGAAAAGCGAGCTTTATTGAGTGGGTTCGTCTGCAAGGAAAAGGCATTGGTCGTGCCATGAAAATTGGAAAAGAAAATATTCTCGGCCTAACCACAGCAATTGAAGAATATGTACGAGATGGTAGCGAGTCAGGAACATCTATGAGAGCTCGTTTAGAACCTTTTATTAAAGCGTTGAATCAACTGCCTCATCTTCAGGCCAGCGTGGAACAAGACGGAGCAGGACGTGAGATTTACCGAGCGAAGGTTCAAATTAAAGATTCTGCTTCACTGAGTGCAATAGAAGTGATTAAAAAGTTAAAAGAGGGACAGATTGCGATTTATACAAGAGAATACCGCGGGAATAATGGCATTATTGAATTTGATATTCGTGCTGTAAACGAGAAAGAAATGCAACAAATCGTGACTCGTTTGGCAGAAATTTTAAAATAA
- a CDS encoding DUF4310 family protein, with product MNERIEKPNFWFADWSFPIFVGLLAAGIFAGTHMYFVYGVGAFNEVAIVAMLKAGMDGGSYGAAAAFGASFLFARILEGSLVGILDLGGAILTGIGIGVPAILLSMGIVAPIENFALALLTGLICGLATGGIIVLIRKFTINQSNSTFGADVMMGAGNASGRFLGPLIILSACGASIPIGIGATIGAVIFYLWKKPIAGGAILGAMILGAIFPIALGS from the coding sequence ATGAATGAACGAATTGAAAAACCGAATTTTTGGTTTGCGGATTGGTCGTTTCCAATCTTTGTTGGGCTTTTAGCGGCAGGTATTTTTGCCGGAACACATATGTATTTTGTATACGGCGTTGGAGCATTTAACGAGGTCGCAATTGTGGCAATGTTAAAAGCGGGAATGGATGGAGGTTCCTATGGCGCAGCTGCAGCTTTTGGTGCTAGTTTCTTATTTGCTCGCATATTAGAAGGGTCATTAGTCGGTATCTTAGATCTAGGGGGAGCGATTTTAACCGGAATTGGAATCGGTGTGCCAGCGATTTTGCTTAGTATGGGAATTGTTGCCCCAATTGAAAATTTTGCATTAGCGTTATTAACAGGTTTAATTTGTGGATTGGCAACCGGAGGAATTATTGTATTGATTCGTAAGTTTACTATCAATCAATCAAATTCAACTTTTGGAGCAGATGTCATGATGGGAGCAGGAAATGCCTCAGGTCGATTTTTAGGTCCCTTGATTATTTTAAGCGCATGTGGCGCATCGATTCCAATTGGAATTGGTGCAACAATTGGCGCAGTCATTTTTTATCTTTGGAAAAAACCCATTGCAGGAGGAGCCATTTTAGGAGCAATGATTTTAGGAGCGATTTTCCCTATTGCTTTAGGAAGTTAG
- a CDS encoding PTS sugar transporter subunit IIC codes for MDKLVELLESKVLPVATKIGSQRHMTAIRKGIIATLPLTIVGSFFTILLNIPIDSVAAIIEPYKSILDVPFRFTVGILSLYATFGISSSLAKSYKMDSMTSGLLAVLAFLISTVVPTQVLDPVDKVIEAGRYINIASLSSASLFGAIVTSIISVEIYRFMKEKNITIKMPEGVPPEVSNSFVALLPTAVIILFFWTIRYVLGFDISSFLSTILMPLKGVLAGNSLFGGLLTVFLITFFWVLGIHGPAIMGPVIRPFWDISIAENMDAFQAGTNAHQLPNIFTEQFLQWFVWIGGAGATLSLVVLFLFSKSEYLRSLGKLSLLPGLFNINEPIIFGAPIVMNPILGLPFILAPLVTTTLSYILTVTNVVPMMTARLPFTVISPIAAWISTNWSIMAGILVIINFFISLAIYYPFFKVFEKQQLAREREAAEMN; via the coding sequence ATGGATAAACTTGTTGAGTTATTAGAATCAAAAGTACTACCAGTAGCAACAAAAATTGGATCACAACGTCATATGACGGCGATTAGAAAAGGGATTATTGCAACGCTACCCTTAACAATTGTCGGATCATTTTTCACGATTTTGCTTAATATTCCAATTGATTCCGTTGCAGCCATCATTGAACCTTATAAATCTATTTTAGATGTTCCATTTCGATTTACAGTTGGAATCCTGTCTTTATATGCTACCTTTGGGATCTCCTCTTCATTAGCCAAAAGCTATAAAATGGATAGTATGACCAGTGGATTACTGGCAGTTTTAGCCTTCTTAATTTCCACTGTGGTACCCACGCAAGTCTTAGATCCAGTCGATAAAGTAATTGAAGCGGGTCGTTATATTAATATCGCATCGCTAAGCTCGGCATCGTTATTTGGTGCCATTGTAACATCAATTATTTCAGTTGAGATCTATCGCTTTATGAAAGAAAAGAATATTACCATTAAAATGCCAGAAGGTGTTCCGCCTGAGGTTTCCAATTCATTTGTCGCTTTATTGCCAACAGCAGTCATTATTCTGTTCTTTTGGACGATTCGTTATGTTTTAGGTTTTGATATTAGTAGCTTCTTAAGTACAATCTTGATGCCCTTGAAAGGCGTATTAGCTGGGAATAGTTTATTTGGTGGACTTTTAACGGTCTTTCTAATTACTTTCTTCTGGGTTTTGGGAATTCACGGGCCAGCAATTATGGGACCAGTGATTCGTCCTTTCTGGGATATTTCAATTGCAGAAAATATGGATGCTTTTCAAGCTGGAACAAATGCCCATCAATTGCCTAATATCTTTACAGAACAATTCTTACAATGGTTTGTCTGGATTGGTGGAGCAGGAGCGACGCTTTCGTTAGTCGTTTTATTCCTCTTTTCAAAATCAGAATATTTACGTAGCTTAGGAAAATTGTCACTTTTACCAGGATTATTCAATATCAATGAACCGATTATTTTTGGTGCACCCATTGTAATGAATCCAATTTTAGGTTTGCCATTTATTCTTGCTCCGTTAGTTACAACAACATTATCTTATATTTTAACAGTGACCAATGTCGTCCCAATGATGACAGCAAGGTTGCCATTTACAGTTATTTCACCGATTGCAGCTTGGATTAGTACGAACTGGAGTATTATGGCGGGAATTTTAGTTATTATTAATTTCTTTATTTCCTTAGCTATCTATTATCCATTCTTTAAAGTTTTTGAAAAACAACAATTAGCTCGTGAACGAGAAGCAGCTGAAATGAACTAA